A single genomic interval of uncultured Desulfobacter sp. harbors:
- a CDS encoding gamma-glutamyl-gamma-aminobutyrate hydrolase family protein (Members of this family of hydrolases with an active site Cys residue belong to MEROPS family C26.), producing MPVFIAIAANTERNKNDQTITSVPVAYSHCVQRAGAVPVILPPTVDAQAVAQMLSHVSGLILPGGLDMDAHFFDQEMHPACNASDPELDIFQIVLVNLAVELKMPILGICRGAQVANVALGGSLVQDIPSQVPESDIAHMQKMFSHGTDHDVRFDKNSRLCRLFGDSIRINSRHHQSIDAPGKGIRITAWAPDGVVEGAEHESLPIDLVQWHPELLMQKSDGMLPLFNRFIRNCQDRLKYTN from the coding sequence ATGCCTGTTTTCATAGCCATTGCCGCCAATACGGAACGTAATAAAAATGACCAGACCATCACCAGCGTTCCCGTGGCATATAGCCACTGTGTTCAACGGGCCGGGGCAGTGCCTGTTATCCTGCCGCCTACCGTGGATGCACAGGCCGTGGCCCAGATGCTGTCCCATGTGAGTGGCCTGATTCTACCCGGCGGCCTGGATATGGATGCCCATTTCTTTGATCAGGAAATGCATCCGGCATGCAATGCCAGTGATCCGGAGTTGGATATCTTTCAAATCGTTTTGGTGAATCTGGCAGTGGAACTGAAAATGCCGATTCTGGGCATTTGCCGGGGGGCCCAGGTAGCAAACGTGGCGTTAGGTGGTTCCCTGGTCCAGGATATTCCAAGTCAGGTACCGGAATCCGATATTGCCCATATGCAAAAGATGTTCTCCCATGGTACGGACCATGATGTCCGGTTCGATAAGAATTCCCGGCTGTGCCGACTGTTTGGTGACTCCATCCGCATCAATTCACGGCACCATCAATCTATTGATGCCCCGGGAAAAGGCATTCGAATCACGGCATGGGCCCCGGATGGGGTGGTGGAAGGCGCAGAACATGAATCTTTACCCATTGATCTTGTGCAGTGGCACCCTGAGCTGCTCATGCAAAAAAGTGATGGCATGCTGCCTTTATTTAACCGGTTTATCCGCAACTGCCAAGATAGACTGAAGTATACAAATTAG
- a CDS encoding pyridoxamine 5'-phosphate oxidase family protein, translated as MRRKEKQITDPDQIEGIIKQAKVCRLGLSDNGQPYVVPLHFGYDSPFLYFHGADKGRKLGILAANDRVCFEFDDLEKINKHASACNWGASYTSIIGEGTARILVDPEEKINGLNCIMAQYSSRTFKFESQDLAETAVIEVKISRMTGKRSG; from the coding sequence GTGCGCAGAAAAGAAAAGCAGATAACCGATCCAGATCAGATTGAGGGTATCATAAAACAGGCCAAAGTCTGCCGCTTGGGCCTGTCAGACAACGGGCAACCCTATGTGGTGCCGTTACATTTCGGGTATGATTCGCCTTTTTTATATTTTCACGGGGCCGATAAGGGACGCAAACTTGGTATCCTGGCCGCCAACGATCGGGTCTGCTTTGAATTTGATGACCTTGAAAAGATAAATAAACACGCATCTGCCTGCAATTGGGGCGCATCTTATACCAGCATCATTGGCGAAGGAACGGCACGTATCCTTGTTGACCCGGAAGAAAAGATTAACGGTCTGAATTGCATCATGGCTCAGTACAGCTCCCGCACTTTTAAATTTGAGTCGCAGGATCTGGCCGAAACCGCCGTGATTGAGGTCAAAATTTCAAGGATGACTGGTAAACGGTCCGGATAA
- the gltA gene encoding NADPH-dependent glutamate synthase, with product MAEKKVKVDRVVMPEQDPDVRRRNFMEVPLGLSEEMAITEAKRCLQCKKPACVDGCPVSVAIPDFIKYIADGDFSAATKKLWERNALPAVCGRVCPQEEQCEGRCVLGKKGKPVAIGYLERFAADWERKNGTGEVPAVAEKTGKKVAVIGSGPSGLTVAGDLLVKGHDVTIFEAFHKPGGVLVYGIPEFRLPKEIVASEVATLEKMGANIECNTVVGATVTVDELFAEGYDAAYIGVGAGLPRFMNLPGENLIGIYSANEYLTRTNLMKGYLFPEYDTPIVRGKNVVVLGAGNVAMDSARTAMRLGADSVKVVYRRSREEMPARNEELHHAEEEKIEFVLLTNPTQFFGDEDGRLTGMECLKMELGEADASGRRRPMPIEGSEFKIDCDLVVVSVGSNANPLLTNSTPNLDLNKWGNIVADPVTGKTSKKAVWAGGDIVTGAATVILAMGAGRAAANSMHEYLTLGW from the coding sequence ATGGCTGAAAAAAAAGTGAAAGTTGACCGGGTCGTGATGCCGGAACAAGACCCGGACGTCAGGCGCAGAAATTTTATGGAAGTTCCTTTAGGTCTTTCCGAAGAGATGGCAATAACCGAAGCCAAACGCTGCCTGCAGTGCAAAAAACCGGCCTGCGTAGACGGCTGCCCGGTTTCCGTCGCCATCCCTGACTTTATAAAATACATAGCCGATGGTGATTTTTCTGCTGCGACCAAGAAACTCTGGGAGCGCAATGCCCTTCCCGCAGTCTGCGGCAGGGTCTGCCCCCAGGAGGAACAATGCGAAGGCAGATGCGTTCTCGGCAAAAAAGGCAAACCTGTTGCCATTGGGTATCTGGAACGTTTTGCTGCGGACTGGGAGCGTAAAAACGGTACTGGCGAAGTTCCTGCAGTGGCTGAAAAAACCGGTAAAAAAGTGGCGGTTATTGGTTCCGGCCCCTCCGGGCTCACCGTTGCAGGAGATCTTTTGGTCAAGGGCCATGATGTCACCATTTTTGAAGCATTTCACAAACCCGGCGGTGTTCTGGTATACGGTATTCCGGAATTTCGTCTGCCCAAGGAGATTGTGGCGTCGGAAGTGGCCACCCTTGAAAAAATGGGGGCAAACATTGAATGCAACACAGTTGTTGGTGCTACCGTCACCGTTGATGAGTTGTTTGCCGAAGGCTATGACGCAGCATATATCGGCGTAGGTGCAGGACTTCCCAGATTCATGAACCTGCCCGGCGAAAACCTCATCGGTATTTATTCTGCCAATGAGTACTTGACCCGGACCAACCTTATGAAAGGGTATCTGTTCCCTGAATACGATACTCCCATTGTCCGGGGCAAAAATGTCGTGGTTCTTGGTGCCGGCAACGTGGCCATGGACTCTGCTAGAACAGCCATGCGTTTAGGTGCAGACTCCGTCAAGGTTGTTTACAGGCGCTCCAGAGAGGAAATGCCCGCAAGAAACGAAGAACTGCACCATGCAGAAGAGGAAAAAATCGAATTTGTCCTGTTGACAAATCCAACCCAGTTCTTCGGCGACGAAGACGGAAGATTAACCGGTATGGAATGTCTGAAAATGGAATTGGGCGAGGCTGATGCTTCCGGCCGGCGCAGACCCATGCCCATTGAGGGCAGCGAATTCAAAATAGACTGTGATCTGGTTGTCGTGTCTGTGGGATCCAACGCCAACCCGCTGCTCACCAACTCCACCCCGAACCTGGATTTGAACAAATGGGGTAATATTGTTGCAGACCCCGTCACAGGAAAAACCTCCAAAAAAGCCGTCTGGGCCGGCGGCGACATCGTTACCGGTGCTGCCACGGTTATTCTTGCCATGGGTGCGGGCCGTGCCGCAGCCAACTCCATGCATGAATATCTGACCCTTGGCTGGTAA
- a CDS encoding DUF309 domain-containing protein has product MIEILFNPFEDRTDRDVRNLLGSAFICALHKGDQAPVAQAVSDLGRKKLPAPAQSYIKARCDRYAAVLAQMSSNSLLGADIYATAGLLWDESLFFECHEWLEQNYRAVQGQEKKVLQAMIRTAGTFELLTYNRDKAAVSVAAKALAVLEPHFSQVPESFNIQPKIARLKNVVKTGC; this is encoded by the coding sequence ATGATAGAGATATTATTTAATCCTTTTGAAGACCGGACAGACCGGGATGTCAGAAATCTTTTGGGAAGTGCATTTATTTGCGCCCTGCATAAAGGCGATCAAGCACCTGTGGCACAGGCGGTTTCGGACCTGGGCCGGAAAAAATTGCCTGCTCCGGCCCAAAGTTACATTAAAGCACGGTGCGACCGGTATGCCGCCGTTCTGGCACAAATGTCGTCAAATTCGCTTTTAGGTGCCGATATCTATGCAACAGCCGGTCTGCTCTGGGATGAATCCCTTTTTTTTGAATGTCACGAATGGCTTGAGCAGAATTACAGGGCTGTCCAGGGGCAGGAAAAAAAGGTCCTGCAGGCAATGATACGCACAGCAGGTACATTTGAACTGCTGACTTACAACAGGGACAAGGCGGCTGTGTCAGTGGCAGCTAAAGCCCTGGCCGTGCTGGAACCCCATTTTTCGCAGGTGCCTGAATCGTTTAATATTCAGCCAAAAATTGCCCGCTTGAAAAATGTTGTCAAAACAGGCTGTTAA
- a CDS encoding cytochrome c3 family protein, with amino-acid sequence MKRLFLIAVPWFAFAFFLTGVALAEDPEATFELPIGTMTLEAPQDAEHKATLSPVKFPHSLHFSYSCQECHHTWDGSSPIKSCGTSGCHENFWAPKPGQTDGSENSVKSMVGAFHQACRDCHRHEADQQKAAGSKNIVTGPVACAGCHPDPHSKVENSDESLSIPMGIITIEAPEEVEAKKGAVGFPHGLHFQFACKACHHDWDGESEVEACDSCHSETEPSGTRSIKDEENQMYFLAAYHNNCLTCHRDMNKKRKAAMAQGDIDKADLPKATPVNCKGCHSSS; translated from the coding sequence ATGAAACGATTATTTCTCATTGCAGTACCCTGGTTTGCTTTTGCTTTTTTTTTAACGGGCGTTGCCCTTGCTGAGGACCCTGAGGCTACATTTGAGCTTCCCATCGGTACCATGACCTTAGAGGCCCCCCAGGATGCCGAACACAAGGCCACACTATCCCCGGTTAAGTTCCCACATTCCCTTCATTTTTCATATTCCTGCCAAGAGTGCCATCACACTTGGGACGGAAGCAGTCCCATAAAAAGTTGCGGGACAAGCGGCTGTCATGAAAATTTCTGGGCGCCTAAACCTGGCCAAACGGATGGATCTGAAAACAGCGTAAAATCCATGGTCGGGGCCTTTCATCAGGCATGCCGGGACTGTCATAGGCATGAAGCCGACCAGCAAAAGGCTGCCGGTTCCAAGAATATTGTTACCGGTCCTGTTGCCTGCGCCGGATGCCATCCTGATCCTCATTCCAAGGTTGAGAACAGTGATGAATCCCTTTCGATTCCCATGGGTATTATTACTATAGAGGCGCCCGAAGAGGTTGAAGCCAAGAAGGGTGCTGTTGGTTTTCCCCACGGACTTCATTTTCAGTTTGCCTGTAAAGCGTGTCACCATGACTGGGATGGGGAAAGTGAAGTTGAGGCATGTGATTCATGCCACAGTGAAACCGAGCCCTCTGGCACCAGGAGTATCAAGGACGAAGAAAATCAGATGTACTTTCTGGCGGCTTATCATAATAACTGTCTGACCTGTCACCGGGATATGAACAAGAAGCGCAAGGCCGCTATGGCGCAGGGCGATATAGATAAAGCTGATCTTCCTAAAGCTACCCCTGTGAATTGTAAAGGTTGTCATAGCTCATCTTAA
- the tmk gene encoding dTMP kinase, whose protein sequence is MEKANKGGFVVFEGIDGAGKTTQAELLCKRLASTGTPVFATCEPTDGPVGRLIRRMLSGNLPADQRTIASLFAADRTEHLMDPETGIRQMVDNGTIVVCDRYYFSSYAYHSQYMDMEWVIQANRLNADILKPDITLFIDVDPQICLTRLQTTRKHLEIYEKLDIMKQVRANYLAAFHRLAHQERVAVIDGNDSVENIAKAVWEQVRLVI, encoded by the coding sequence TTGGAAAAAGCGAATAAAGGCGGGTTTGTGGTGTTTGAAGGTATTGACGGAGCCGGCAAAACCACCCAGGCGGAACTGCTTTGCAAGCGCCTGGCGTCAACAGGTACCCCGGTTTTTGCCACATGCGAGCCCACCGACGGTCCTGTGGGGCGGTTGATCCGACGGATGTTATCCGGCAATCTTCCTGCGGACCAGCGAACCATTGCAAGCCTTTTTGCCGCGGATCGCACCGAGCACTTGATGGATCCTGAAACCGGTATCCGACAGATGGTGGATAACGGTACAATTGTGGTGTGTGACAGGTATTATTTTTCTTCCTATGCCTATCATAGCCAGTATATGGATATGGAGTGGGTGATCCAGGCCAATCGACTCAACGCTGATATTTTAAAGCCGGACATCACCTTGTTTATTGATGTGGACCCCCAAATATGCCTGACGCGGCTTCAAACGACCAGAAAACACCTTGAAATCTATGAAAAATTAGATATTATGAAGCAGGTACGAGCAAATTATTTGGCAGCTTTTCACCGCTTGGCGCACCAGGAGCGTGTGGCCGTGATCGATGGAAATGATTCCGTTGAAAATATAGCCAAAGCTGTCTGGGAGCAAGTCCGCCTTGTAATTTAA
- a CDS encoding CooT family nickel-binding protein, whose amino-acid sequence MCEANAYLVDKSGHESLFLEAVDKVEPEEEGIRLVSIFGEQKFIKGRIDSLSLVDHKVFIKPE is encoded by the coding sequence ATGTGTGAAGCCAATGCATATCTCGTTGACAAGAGTGGACATGAGTCTCTATTTTTGGAGGCTGTGGACAAGGTGGAGCCCGAAGAAGAGGGCATCCGCCTGGTGTCCATTTTTGGTGAACAGAAATTTATAAAAGGAAGGATTGATTCCCTGTCCCTGGTGGACCATAAGGTGTTTATCAAACCTGAATAA
- a CDS encoding sulfide/dihydroorotate dehydrogenase-like FAD/NAD-binding protein has protein sequence MAKIVYREELAQGTIILNEIDAPRISRKAKPGQFVILQADETGERIPLTMADTDPEKGTITIIYMVVGKSTARFRDLKVGEEYYALIGPLGAPTHIEKIGKVVCVGGGTGIAVLHPIARALKDAGNEVITILGSRTYDLLILEEKMREASDTLHICTDDGSMGHHGFVTDILKETIEKEDIALVVAIGPIPMMKFCSLITKEKGVKTMVSLNPIMVDGTGMCGGCRVSVDGKTKFACVDGPEFDGHQVDFDGLAKRLASYTEVEKQSMDAYNKCKCNTN, from the coding sequence ATGGCAAAAATAGTGTATCGTGAGGAATTGGCCCAGGGAACCATTATCCTCAACGAAATAGACGCGCCCCGCATATCCAGAAAGGCCAAACCCGGCCAGTTTGTCATTCTTCAGGCAGATGAGACCGGTGAACGAATCCCGTTGACCATGGCGGATACGGATCCTGAAAAAGGCACCATCACCATCATTTACATGGTTGTCGGCAAATCCACGGCCCGGTTCCGGGATCTTAAGGTTGGTGAAGAATACTATGCGCTCATCGGTCCTTTAGGGGCGCCCACCCATATTGAAAAGATAGGAAAGGTCGTCTGCGTAGGCGGCGGCACCGGCATTGCCGTATTGCATCCCATCGCACGGGCATTGAAGGATGCCGGCAATGAGGTCATAACTATTCTGGGTTCCAGGACTTACGATCTGCTTATCCTTGAAGAAAAGATGCGGGAAGCCTCTGATACCCTGCATATCTGTACCGATGATGGTTCCATGGGCCATCACGGATTTGTTACGGATATACTTAAGGAGACCATTGAAAAAGAGGACATTGCCTTAGTTGTGGCCATTGGTCCCATTCCCATGATGAAATTCTGCAGTCTGATCACCAAAGAAAAAGGTGTTAAGACCATGGTCAGCCTGAACCCCATCATGGTGGACGGCACGGGCATGTGCGGCGGATGCCGGGTTTCCGTAGACGGGAAGACAAAGTTCGCCTGCGTAGACGGGCCTGAATTTGACGGTCACCAAGTTGATTTTGATGGACTTGCCAAACGGCTTGCATCATATACTGAAGTTGAGAAACAGTCCATGGATGCTTACAACAAATGCAAATGCAATACAAACTAA
- a CDS encoding alpha/beta fold hydrolase: protein MDNLLDHPLIGQRYFFPRKGFFADPFWVDVDGARLACSYHEINPKAKTLVHFHGNGEIVDDWQGDFVTLINQMGCNCFLAELRGYGQSSGQVQLGKMISDVVPTIEALKCNEQDLIFFGRSVGAIFALEAAARFPNAAGLVLESAIADVLERLLLRVHPDELNVDLATLRKVVDQQLNHQQKIALFKGDLLVLHSVHDGLVDVSHGKRLYDWATTRKTIKLFDRGDHNSIMMVNAREYFACLENFIGNLGSSH from the coding sequence ATGGATAATTTGCTTGATCATCCGTTAATTGGACAGCGTTATTTTTTTCCTCGTAAAGGATTTTTTGCTGACCCTTTTTGGGTTGATGTTGATGGCGCCAGATTAGCATGCAGCTATCATGAAATTAATCCCAAAGCAAAAACGCTGGTGCATTTTCACGGCAATGGTGAAATTGTTGATGACTGGCAGGGTGATTTTGTTACATTGATTAATCAAATGGGCTGTAATTGCTTTTTGGCAGAATTACGCGGCTATGGGCAATCAAGTGGTCAAGTGCAATTGGGTAAAATGATTAGCGATGTAGTGCCGACCATCGAAGCATTAAAATGTAATGAGCAGGATTTGATTTTTTTCGGCCGTAGTGTTGGTGCTATTTTTGCCCTTGAAGCGGCAGCCCGTTTTCCCAATGCTGCTGGATTAGTTCTTGAAAGTGCGATTGCCGATGTTCTTGAGCGTCTGTTGTTACGTGTTCATCCTGATGAACTTAATGTTGATTTGGCTACCTTACGAAAAGTAGTAGATCAGCAGCTTAATCATCAACAAAAAATAGCTTTATTTAAAGGCGATTTACTAGTGCTGCATTCAGTTCATGATGGATTGGTTGATGTTAGCCATGGAAAGCGGCTTTATGATTGGGCAACGACACGCAAAACTATTAAACTATTTGATCGGGGCGATCACAACAGCATTATGATGGTTAATGCCAGAGAATATTTTGCTTGTTTGGAAAATTTTATTGGTAATCTGGGCAGCAGCCACTAA
- a CDS encoding DUF3842 family protein produces the protein MKKVCVIDGQGGGIGSTVIKRIKERYEESVEVIALGTNAIATAQMLKARANKGASGTNAIVQTVKDADLIIGTVGIIMPHSMMGEVTPQMAEAVSCSQARKVLLPLTQENIAIVGMMGSPLPQLVDELLEVYFPLS, from the coding sequence ATGAAAAAAGTGTGTGTTATTGATGGTCAGGGTGGCGGTATCGGATCAACCGTAATCAAGCGGATCAAAGAGCGGTATGAGGAATCCGTTGAGGTGATTGCCCTTGGCACCAACGCCATTGCCACTGCCCAGATGCTTAAAGCCCGTGCCAATAAGGGCGCTTCAGGGACCAACGCCATTGTGCAGACGGTTAAGGACGCTGATCTGATAATCGGCACTGTGGGGATTATCATGCCCCATTCCATGATGGGAGAAGTGACTCCTCAGATGGCTGAAGCCGTATCTTGTTCCCAGGCAAGAAAGGTGCTTTTGCCCCTGACCCAGGAAAATATTGCCATTGTCGGGATGATGGGTTCGCCTTTGCCCCAGTTAGTGGATGAATTGTTAGAAGTTTATTTTCCCCTGTCATAA
- a CDS encoding phosphoenolpyruvate carboxykinase (GTP), translating into MDPLHTLGKINSPEQARNLFASELDSTQSTKIAKIKHPDVLVRIANAIALCRPSKVFINTGSEEDKEVIRKIAIEKGEERSLAMAGHTIHFDLAGEQGRIVDRTYYIAEPEDLVSSLANRMPPEKAAKEIETHMSGIMENLTMIVGFYMRGPVGSPVANPALELTSSAYISHSAELLYRNAFHDFDNEVEQKGYFFTNVHSEGLNRTEDLPHARVFMDRKYQTTYAWKCTYAGNTLLLKKGNHRFAVDKAVYRDRGRELSEHMFITGINGPGGRTTWCAGAAPSGCGKTTTAMAGNVFIGDDLAQMWIAEDGSIRTINPENGIFGIVEGLNVDGDPLLMKVLRQPGYEVIWSNVLVDESSKPHWVGNMEPAPKKGINFQGEWHQGKTNDKAEPIPISHPNSRCTLASENLDNYSPEAANPEGVVTRLFTYSGRDADTMPPVWVAKTPDAGVVIGACIVSATTATEVGVRGIKRAPWANAPFIPGALGDYMDAQFKFFNNPDIKEPFKPVIAGLNYFLTHRARGGDSDKLLGEKQDVKVWLAWLERYAHNEVGYLSTPIGNLPCYNDLAELFKQIIDKDYPRSLYDMQFTLYTAKIIQRIELQEKAYANEEHLPEKLFKILEAQKSGLLDLKEKMGDIIMPDYFENLI; encoded by the coding sequence ATGGACCCTTTGCATACCCTTGGGAAAATCAATTCTCCCGAGCAGGCCCGAAATCTGTTTGCATCAGAACTTGACAGCACACAATCAACAAAAATTGCCAAGATCAAACACCCGGATGTACTGGTCCGTATCGCTAACGCCATTGCCCTTTGCAGGCCGTCAAAAGTATTTATCAATACGGGATCAGAAGAAGACAAGGAGGTTATCCGGAAAATTGCCATTGAAAAGGGGGAGGAACGTTCCCTTGCCATGGCAGGACATACCATCCATTTTGATCTAGCCGGTGAACAGGGAAGGATCGTGGACCGCACTTACTACATTGCCGAACCCGAGGATCTAGTATCCAGCCTTGCCAACCGCATGCCTCCGGAAAAAGCTGCAAAAGAGATCGAAACCCACATGTCCGGCATCATGGAAAACCTGACCATGATTGTGGGATTTTACATGAGAGGGCCTGTGGGCTCTCCTGTAGCCAACCCGGCCCTGGAACTGACATCCTCAGCCTATATATCCCACAGCGCAGAACTGCTTTATCGAAATGCCTTCCATGATTTTGACAACGAAGTTGAACAAAAGGGATACTTTTTCACCAATGTACACTCTGAAGGCCTAAACCGCACCGAGGATCTTCCCCACGCCCGCGTGTTCATGGATCGGAAATACCAAACCACCTATGCCTGGAAATGCACCTATGCCGGCAATACATTGCTGCTTAAAAAGGGGAATCACAGATTTGCCGTGGACAAAGCCGTATACCGGGACCGGGGCAGGGAGTTGTCCGAGCACATGTTTATTACCGGTATCAATGGACCGGGTGGCCGAACGACCTGGTGTGCAGGTGCAGCCCCTTCCGGATGCGGAAAAACCACCACGGCCATGGCCGGCAATGTATTTATAGGCGATGACCTGGCCCAGATGTGGATTGCCGAAGACGGCAGTATCCGCACCATCAATCCCGAAAACGGTATATTCGGAATTGTGGAAGGTCTAAACGTTGACGGTGATCCTTTGTTGATGAAAGTATTACGGCAGCCCGGCTATGAAGTAATCTGGTCAAATGTCCTGGTTGACGAAAGTTCCAAACCCCACTGGGTCGGCAATATGGAACCTGCCCCGAAAAAAGGAATCAACTTCCAGGGGGAATGGCACCAGGGAAAAACCAATGACAAGGCAGAGCCCATCCCCATATCCCATCCTAATTCCAGGTGTACCCTGGCCTCGGAAAACCTGGACAACTACTCGCCTGAAGCAGCCAATCCCGAAGGGGTGGTGACACGGCTATTTACATATTCAGGCAGGGACGCGGACACCATGCCGCCGGTGTGGGTGGCAAAAACCCCGGATGCCGGTGTAGTTATCGGTGCCTGTATAGTATCTGCAACCACGGCCACAGAGGTCGGGGTCAGAGGCATTAAACGCGCACCCTGGGCCAACGCCCCTTTTATCCCCGGCGCGTTAGGTGATTACATGGATGCCCAGTTTAAATTCTTCAACAACCCTGACATCAAGGAGCCGTTCAAGCCGGTGATTGCAGGCTTGAATTATTTTCTAACCCACCGGGCCAGGGGCGGCGATTCAGACAAACTTCTCGGGGAAAAGCAGGATGTCAAAGTGTGGCTGGCCTGGCTGGAAAGATATGCCCATAACGAAGTTGGATACCTGTCCACTCCCATCGGCAACCTGCCCTGTTACAATGACCTGGCTGAACTATTCAAGCAAATCATTGACAAGGACTATCCCAGATCCCTTTATGATATGCAGTTTACCTTGTACACGGCAAAAATCATCCAGCGCATTGAACTTCAGGAAAAGGCATATGCAAATGAAGAACACCTTCCAGAAAAACTATTTAAAATCCTGGAAGCACAGAAATCGGGTCTTCTGGATCTGAAGGAAAAAATGGGAGATATCATCATGCCGGATTATTTTGAAAATCTGATTTGA
- a CDS encoding PHP domain-containing protein, with the protein MAYIFADLHNHTTASDGDFSPGDLVALAADMGINVLGVTDHDTLDGLDPALDAGKTYGVEVFPGVEVSVRFKREFFTGTLHVLTYFSSALLKDPGFVTRFKTLLAQGRGQGLVRARIEKINQVFGPGGESPLLSRDLNFEDIAAYSDNASRRHFAMALDEKLGISDKATINRIIGNDSPAYLPSGVELEQVKRFITSEPVVAVLAHPAAGSFPGEGHYKEVLPPVETVAHLLPEILDAGVKGLEVHYPGHAPEHKALLLSWAQKYDLLVTGGSDCHDNANRPVGASGADEQEFNRLKQEVLCAEKKSR; encoded by the coding sequence ATGGCATATATATTTGCAGATTTGCATAATCATACCACCGCATCTGACGGAGATTTTTCCCCGGGCGATCTTGTGGCGTTGGCCGCAGATATGGGTATCAACGTTTTAGGGGTGACTGACCATGATACTTTGGACGGACTTGACCCAGCGCTGGATGCGGGAAAAACATACGGGGTAGAGGTCTTTCCGGGCGTTGAGGTCTCCGTACGCTTCAAAAGGGAATTTTTCACGGGCACCCTGCATGTGCTGACCTATTTTTCAAGCGCACTGTTAAAAGATCCGGGATTTGTCACGCGGTTTAAAACCCTCCTGGCCCAAGGAAGGGGGCAGGGCCTGGTCCGGGCAAGAATTGAGAAGATAAATCAGGTGTTCGGGCCTGGCGGTGAATCGCCTTTATTGTCAAGGGATCTTAACTTTGAAGATATTGCCGCATATTCGGACAATGCCTCCCGCCGCCATTTTGCCATGGCCCTGGACGAAAAGCTGGGTATTTCCGATAAAGCTACCATTAACCGGATCATCGGCAATGATAGTCCTGCCTATCTGCCTTCGGGAGTCGAGCTTGAACAGGTAAAAAGGTTTATAACAAGTGAACCCGTGGTTGCCGTGCTGGCCCACCCGGCTGCCGGTTCTTTTCCCGGGGAAGGGCACTACAAGGAGGTGCTGCCGCCTGTGGAAACCGTGGCGCATCTGCTGCCCGAGATCCTTGACGCCGGTGTCAAAGGCCTTGAGGTTCATTATCCGGGCCATGCACCGGAACATAAGGCACTGCTTTTGTCTTGGGCGCAAAAATATGACCTGCTTGTCACCGGTGGTTCTGACTGCCATGACAATGCCAACCGTCCCGTGGGCGCTTCAGGGGCCGATGAACAAGAATTTAATCGGTTAAAACAGGAGGTGCTGTGCGCAGAAAAGAAAAGCAGATAA